CATTTTCATGAATGTGGTGCTGGCTAGCCAGCGATTGGGAGAAATGCATGCGGAAACCCGCCGCCGAAAAAGCCGTTGCCGAAGACGCAGCGGGAATGGTGGTAGCCGATCGCAGGATGTCTTTCGCTCTGCCGGGGCTGGTGCTTGCCGGTGTCGCCCTTGTTTGCGCCATACTGACACTTTTCGTGCTTCTGGGCGTAACACCGATTGCGCCGACATCGAATGTCGTCATCGCCTCGGTCGTCATCAATTCGGTCTTTGTGATCGGATTGATCTTTCTCATCGGTCGGGAAATCAACCGCCTGCTGAAAGCGCGGAAAAAGGGCAGGGCGGCGGCACGATTGCATGTGCGCATCGTCGTGCTGTTTTCCATCGTTGCGATTACACCGGCCGTTCTCGTCGCCATCTTCGCCAGTCTGACGCTGAATGTCGGTCTCGACCGCTGGTTTGCGCTACGTACCCAGTCGATCGTCGATTCCTCCAGCAATATCGCCCAGGCCTATATGATGGAGAATGCCGGTTATCTTCAGGGACAGACCCTGTCGATGGCTACCGACCTCGACCGCAATCGCGCGCTCTTTTATCTCGACCGCACCGGCTTCGTCGATCTCATGACCCGTCAGGCCAAGGGCCGTGGTCTTCTCGGCGCATTCCTGGTGCAGGAAGACGGCGACGCCGTCGCGCAAGCCGATATCAAGACGGAAAAGCCGCTTCCGGCCATTCCGCACGATGCGCTTGAAAAGGCCGCCGCTGGTCAGCCAACCCTTATTCCGCCTGGTATCACCAATCTCGTCGGCGCCATCATCAAGCTCGAGGGCATCAGCGGTACGTTTCTTTACACCGTGCGTGCCGTCGATCCCAAGGTAATGGGCGCGATGCGGCTGATGGAAGAGAACCGCGCCGAATACAAGGCGATGGAGGCCGGCCGTGCGCCGTTGCAGATTGCGTTTGCAATCCTCTATCTCGGTTTCGCGCTGATCGTACTTCTGGCGGCGATCTGGACCGCGATTGCGGTAGCCGACCGTATCGTGCGTCCTATCCGTCTCCTCATCAGCGCCGCAGACAGTGTCGCCACCGGAAACATGCATGTGCTGGTTCCCGTTCGCGCCATCGATGGCGACGTTGGCCGCCTGTCGCGCACCTTCAACAAGATGGTCTCGGAACTGCGTAGCCAACAGGAACAGATCATTGAAGCGAAAGACGACATCGATGATCGCCGCCGCTTCATCGAGGCCGTATTGTCGGGCGTTACCGCGGCCGTTATCGGCATTGATGAAAACCGCAGGATCACCATCGTCAATCCTTCGGCTGAAGAATTCGTAGCGCTTTCCTCCGACCAGCTGATCGGTGCGCAACTATCTGATATCGCGCCTGAAATCGAAGAGGTCGTGACCGAGGCCAACACTTGGTCGCGCGGCAATTTCCGCAAGCAGATCAACATCATGCGGCGCGGCACCGAACGGACGCTCAATGTGCAGGTGACCCGTGAGGATGCACGCGACAGCCGCGACAGCTACGTCATCACGCTCGACGATATCACCGATCTCGTCATTGCCCAGCGCTCGACCGCCTGGTCCGACGTCGCGCGGCGTATTGCGCATGAGATCAAGAATCCTCTGACACCTATCCAGCTTTCCGCCGAGCGCATCAAACGCCGCTTCGGCAAGCAGATCGACGAGAACGATCGCGCCATCTTTGACCAGTGTACGGACACCATCGTCCGGCAGGTTGGTGACATCGGCCGGATGGTGGATGAATTCTCGGCCTTTGCGCGCATGCCGAAGCCCACGAAGGAAAAGTCGGACCTGCGTTCGATCTTGAAGGACGCGGCATTCCTGCGCGAAATAAGCGCCGCCGACACGAAATTCTCGACGGAATTTGGCGATGTCCCGCTGGAGGGCATGTTCGATGCCCGCATGCTGGGACAGGCGTTCGGCAATCTCATCAAGAATGCAACGGAAGCGATCGAAGCGGTGGAAGGCGAAAAGCGGCCAGGTAAAATCCTGGTGCGCGCATCCTTCGACGAGGCCAATTCGCGGTTCGTGGCTGACATCATCGACAATGGCAGAGGCTTGCCCGTCGAGAACCGTCACCGCATTCTCGAACCCTATATGACGATGCGGGACAAGGGCACGGGCCTCGGCCTCGCCATCGTCAAGAAAATCATCGAAGAGCATGGCGGGTATCTGGAACTCCACGATGCCCCGCCGGAGTTCGACCATGGCCACGGTGCCATGATCAGAGTGCTGCTGCCCTATATCGAGGCGGTCGGCGGCAAAAATAACAAGGAAGCAGCATATGGCGTCTGATATTCTGGTCGTGGATGACGAGGCGGACATTCGCGAAATCGTAGCGGGTATTCTTTCCGATGAAGGCCACGAGACGCGCATGGCGTTCGACAGCGACAGCGCGCTGGCCGCCATTTCCGAACGCGTTCCGCGTCTCATCTTTCTCGACATCTGGATGCAGGGGTCGAAGCTCGACGGTCTGGCCCTGCTGGACGAGATCAAGAGCCGCCATCCCGATATCCCTGTTGTGATGATTTCCGGTCACGGCAACATCGAAACCGCCGTCAACGCCATCAAGCGCGGCGCGTTCGATTTCATTGAGAAGCCGTTCAAGGCAGACCGCCTGATCCTGATTGCCGAACGCGCGCTGGAGAACTCCAAGCTGAAGCGGGAGGTGCAGGAACTCAAGAAGCGCACTGGCGATGCGGTTGAACTCGTCGGCGCGTCGCTTGCGGTTTCCCAACTTCGCCAGACCATTGACCGCGTGGCGCCCACCAACAGCCGCATCATGATTCTCGGCCCCTCCGGTTCCGGAAAGGAGCTGGTGGCGCGCATGGTGCACAAGAAATCCTCGCGTGCTACAGGACCTTTCGTTGCGCTGAACGCTGCGACCATCACGCCGGACCGCATGGAAATCGCCTTGTTCGGCACGGAAGGCCTGCCCGGGCAGCCGCGCAAGGTGGGCGCTCTGGAAGAGGCCCATCGCGGTGTTCTCTATCTCGATGAAGTCGGCGAGATGCCGCGCGAAACGCAGAACAAGATCCTGCGCGTGCTGGTCGATCAGCAGTTCGAGCGCGTTGGTGGCGGCAAGCGGGTAAAGGTGGATGTGCGCATCATCTCCTCAACCGCCCATCACCTCGAAAGCCTGATCGCCGAAGGCCAGTTCCGCGAAGATCTCTACCATCGCCTCGCCGTGGTGCCGGTGAAGGTGCCGGCGCTGTCCGAGCGGCGTGAGGATATTCCTTTCCTCGTAGACATGTTCATGCGGCAGATTTCCGAACAGGCCGGTATCCGCCCGCGCAAGATCGGCGATGACGCCATGGCCGTTCTCCAGACGCATGACTGGCCGGGTAACATTCGCCAGCTCCGCAACAATATCGAGCGGCTGAT
This region of Agrobacterium tumefaciens genomic DNA includes:
- a CDS encoding sensor histidine kinase NtrY-like, yielding MRKPAAEKAVAEDAAGMVVADRRMSFALPGLVLAGVALVCAILTLFVLLGVTPIAPTSNVVIASVVINSVFVIGLIFLIGREINRLLKARKKGRAAARLHVRIVVLFSIVAITPAVLVAIFASLTLNVGLDRWFALRTQSIVDSSSNIAQAYMMENAGYLQGQTLSMATDLDRNRALFYLDRTGFVDLMTRQAKGRGLLGAFLVQEDGDAVAQADIKTEKPLPAIPHDALEKAAAGQPTLIPPGITNLVGAIIKLEGISGTFLYTVRAVDPKVMGAMRLMEENRAEYKAMEAGRAPLQIAFAILYLGFALIVLLAAIWTAIAVADRIVRPIRLLISAADSVATGNMHVLVPVRAIDGDVGRLSRTFNKMVSELRSQQEQIIEAKDDIDDRRRFIEAVLSGVTAAVIGIDENRRITIVNPSAEEFVALSSDQLIGAQLSDIAPEIEEVVTEANTWSRGNFRKQINIMRRGTERTLNVQVTREDARDSRDSYVITLDDITDLVIAQRSTAWSDVARRIAHEIKNPLTPIQLSAERIKRRFGKQIDENDRAIFDQCTDTIVRQVGDIGRMVDEFSAFARMPKPTKEKSDLRSILKDAAFLREISAADTKFSTEFGDVPLEGMFDARMLGQAFGNLIKNATEAIEAVEGEKRPGKILVRASFDEANSRFVADIIDNGRGLPVENRHRILEPYMTMRDKGTGLGLAIVKKIIEEHGGYLELHDAPPEFDHGHGAMIRVLLPYIEAVGGKNNKEAAYGV
- the ntrX gene encoding nitrogen assimilation response regulator NtrX, with amino-acid sequence MASDILVVDDEADIREIVAGILSDEGHETRMAFDSDSALAAISERVPRLIFLDIWMQGSKLDGLALLDEIKSRHPDIPVVMISGHGNIETAVNAIKRGAFDFIEKPFKADRLILIAERALENSKLKREVQELKKRTGDAVELVGASLAVSQLRQTIDRVAPTNSRIMILGPSGSGKELVARMVHKKSSRATGPFVALNAATITPDRMEIALFGTEGLPGQPRKVGALEEAHRGVLYLDEVGEMPRETQNKILRVLVDQQFERVGGGKRVKVDVRIISSTAHHLESLIAEGQFREDLYHRLAVVPVKVPALSERREDIPFLVDMFMRQISEQAGIRPRKIGDDAMAVLQTHDWPGNIRQLRNNIERLMILARPEGGEAPISADMLPADIGDMLPKISAQGDQHIMTLPLREAREMFERDYLVAQINRFGGNISRTAEFVGMERSALHRKLKSLGV